GGTCCGGGGCTCTCGTCGACCGGGCGCCGGCGTCCTGCCCTTCGAGTCGCTCGCGCGCGCCGCACGGGCGCTGGGCCGCGGTGGGGCTTGCGTCGGGGCGTCCGCGGCTGGCGGTGTCGCCACGTGCACGCGCCGCGGCGTGCGCCCGGCACCAGCACCCTCTTCCACTGCCTCGGTGGCTGGCGGCTCGGACATCGTCGCGGCGAACGGGGTGACGACCGCCGGGTCCGGCAATGCGGCTTCCCGCTCGCCTCCTCCAGGCCCATGCGCCACCAGCGAGTTTCGGGTCGCGGCGACCTCTGGCGCCTCATCACGGGACAGCGACCGGGTTGCCAGGCCGGCCACCAGCAGGACAGCAGCGACGACAGCCGCCGCCACGTGCGAGCGCCGCCGTCGTGCCCGCGCGATGCGTGCGCGGCCGGGGGCTGGGCTTGGCCGCTCCCAGGCCGGCCTGCCCGCTGCTGCCAGCAAGGCGCCCAAAAACTCGGCCGCCGAACCGTGGCGCAGGTCGGGATCCTGGGCCAGCGCCCGCATGAAGACGGCGTCGAGCGCCACCGGCAGATCGGGTTGCAGCGTCCGCAGGGGCCAGCCGTTCCGCCTCGGTTGCGGGCCGGCTGCGCCGGCCGCTATCGCCCGAACCTGGAACGGCGACGCGCCCGTCAGCAACTCGTAGGCGATGACGGCGGCCGCATAGATGTCCGCGCGGTGGTCCGCCGGCAGGCCGACGATCTGCTCCGGTGCCATGCACCCTGGCACATCGGCGTCAGCATCGACTGGCGCCCCCGGCCCGTCGAGCGCCTCGCCATCGAACCCCGTGACCTGCAGGCGTCCACAACGGCTGACGCGCAAGCCCTGCGGGCGAAGCGCCAGGTGCACCACGCCATGGCCATGGGCGTGCGCGAGCGCGCTGAGCAACTGGGCGGCCAGTGCCAGGCCCTGGAAGAGGGGCAGCCTGCCGACCCGCGCCAGCATCTCGTCCAGGCGCTCGCCCTCGTCATCGGCGGACGGATTGCCGGCAACTGCCGGCTCTGCATCGTGTCCCTTCCGGCGATCCGCAGCGATGTTCGGATGCTCCAATCGGCAGCGACCCGGCCTCTCGCCGGCTCGTGCATGTACCGCTCGTTCCTGCATCGCGGCCCATGGTCGAACTTCCCACGCACGAGCCTTGTAGGACGCAAGAGCGTCCGCCGGTGCGGCACAGTCCAGAAGGGCGCTCCATCACCACGTTCGGCGGACTCGTGCCGCCCATGCACCTGTGCGGGCGAAAGAACGTTGCGTTGGTTCGGTGCCACTCGTCGGGGACCTCGGGCCCTGCGCGTGCGTCAGGTGCAAGCTTTGTCCAGCTGCGCGCAGAGGTAGTCGACCACCCGCTCGAACGGATCGAAGCCCCAAGCCTGCGCCACCGAGGGCCGCAGGTTCGAGTTCGCGTTCACGTCGTAGAACACGCGCCGGCCGTCCGGCGTTTCCAGGTACTCGATGCCACCGACGTCCAGGCGCCCGGCCTGCACGATGCGGGTGGCGACGGCAACCGCTTCGTCGGGCACTTCCGGATACGAATGGAACTCGACCGGCGGGGCCTCCGGCCCGGCCGCAGGCAGCTCGCACAGGCCTTCCCCGTCGTCCGGGTTGCAGACGGGCGAGGGGCACAGGTTGAAGCGGCCGTGCGTCTTCACCCGCATCGCATACAGGAGGCGGCCGCCGAGGAACTCGAGGCGCACGATGCCCTGCCCGGGATCGTGCGGCAGGTATTCCTGCAGCAGGAACAGGTTGTCCGGCAGCCAGTACGCCGGGTCGCGCCGGAAGATCTCCTCGACCTGCTCGATCGAGTCCACCACCTGGATGCGCGCGCCGCTGCCGCCCTGGTCGGGCTTGAGCACGGCCGGCCACCGGATGCCGGCGGCGAAGTGCCGCAGCGCACCGGGGTCATTGAACGTGATCGACTTCGGCGTGTCGATGCCGAGCGAATGCAGCAGCGCCGCCTGCGCGCTCTTGCTCAACTCCAGCGCGAAGGCACCCGCGCCGTTGAGGACCCGGGCACCCAGCCGCTCGAGCGTGCGCATGTATGCCAGGGCGAGCGGCACCGCGCGCGTGTTCCCGCGAAGGTAGGCGCTGGGACTTGCCTGATTGAAGTAGAGCCTCGCGCCGGGCACCTCGGTATTGACGAACGCGGCGCGCGTCACGTCGAACGGCGCAAAGCGCACGCCGCGCCGCTCCAGCGCGGCAAACAGGGGCCTCTGCCATTCGGGGTGCTCATGCAGGACGACGAGGTCGGGGCCGGCCGGGTTCATGCGACCGAATCTAGTGGAAGAGGCATTTCCTCACCGGTGGCGCAGGTGTAGGGGCGCCAGCGGACGCCGGTCGCGGGCACGAGCAAGGTCGAGGGGACATCAGCTCATCCGAGCACGATCGTCCCGCTCCGTTGTGCGCTGCTCGCCTCCACGTTCGGTATCACCCGCCACGCTCGAATCCTGTGAACATCGAGTGGACAGGCTGGTGCCCGCCAAGGAGAGCGTCATGGATCGTCCGCAAGACGGGGCAAGGCTGGACGAATGGTTCGTCCCGGGATTCGGTCCGCTGCGCTTCCGGATCGCGGTCGGCCTGCTGTTCCTGCCCTACACGGGCATGGTCCTGGCATTCACCGTGATCGGCTCGGTGCTGGCGGACACCGTCCACTGGGATCGCGTCGCGGCCCTCGTGGCGATCTACTTTTTGGCCCTGGGCATCGGCGCCCACGCGCTGGATGCCGTGGGCAGCCGGGGCACCAAGCCCTGGGGCAGTGTCTTCTCGCGGCGGCAGCTCTGGCTGGTGGCGGCCAGCTCGATCGCCCTCGCCTACGCGATAGCCATCCCTTACATGCTGCGCGATGCCCCCATGCTGTGGTGGATCGCCGCGGCCGAGGGCCTCTTCCTGCTCGCCTACAACCTCGAGTGGTTCCGCGGCCGCTTCCACACGGACGGCTGGTTCGCGCTGGCCTGGGGCGCCCTGCCTGTAGGGGCCGGCCATATCCTGCAGACCAACCGGCTTTCCTGGGCGGCCCTACTGGTCGCCAGCGCGGCGGCCCTGCTGGCGCTGGTCGAGATCAAGGCCTCCCGGCCCTACAAGCTCCTCAAGCGGGCCACGGGCCTCGAGCCACCGTCCGCCCGGGAGCGCATCTGCCAGCAGCAATTTGAGTCCATCCTCAAGGCCGTGAGCCTCGGGGTGATGCTGCTGGGCGCAGGGCTGGCGGCCTGGCGCTGGCCTGGCTGAGAGGGGACAGCGAGGTGGCCACCTCCGTGCCTGCCTTCGAGGCGTACTGGCAAGCCACTCGCGAGCGGCTGGAAGAGGGGTTCGAGCGCGCCCTCCCGCACTTCTTCGACCGGCTTCCGGCAGGCCATCTGTCCACCGTCCGCACGGTGCTGGCCGGTGGCAAGCGGCTGCGCGGCAGCCTCGTGTGCCTGTTGAACGATGCACTGGGCGGAGACCCGGCGGCGGCTGTCCCGCGGGCCATGGCCGTTGAGTGCGTGCATGCGGCTTCCCTGATCCACGATGACCTGGTCGACGGCGACGCCTCGCGCCGCAACCGTCCCGCCACCTGGGCCACCGAAGGCCCGCGCCGGGCCGTACTGCTGGCCGACCTGATGTTCGCCACGGCGCTGCAGCGGATGGTGGAACTGGGCCGGGACGATGGGCTCGCACTGGCGCAGGCCATCGCCACCATGGCCGCGGGGGCGTTCCAGGAGCCGCTGGAGCCCACCGACACGCTGCACTCGCCTGGCGGCGAAGGCATGCCCTACCCCGAGCTCATTTACCTCAAGACGGGCGTCCTGTTCGGTACGGCGTGCCGCATGGGCGCGCTGGCCGCCGGTGCGTCCGCATCCGTCGCGGCGCACGCGTTCGAGTACGGCGCCCGGACCGGCGAGGCCTACCAGATGGCCGACGACCTGCAGGATCTGGTCGGGCGGCCACCGGGTCGCCCTGCTACGGCGGCGCAGCTGGCCCTGCTCGCCCCGGCCGCCTGGCATTTCTGCCCTGACCTGGCCCAGGCGCCTTCCCCGCCCGGGCCGGATCATGCGGCACGGCTGCGGCTGGTGCTGCGCAGCGCCATGGCGGCGGGCATCGAAGCCCGCCTGCAGCAGGCAAGGGCCGCTGCCAGCCAGCTTCCCGGCGGTTTTCTCGATGGGCTGCTCGCAACCGCGCCCGATCACATCGTCGCGGCTATGGCGGCCGGCGCGCCGTGACGATGGCCGAACCATGCAGGGTCAGGTCCAGCCGGCGGATCTCGACGAAACCGCGTTGCTGCAAGGCGGCCTGCAGCTCCTGCGGCCACCGGGTCTGTTCGATCAGCTGC
The sequence above is a segment of the Ramlibacter tataouinensis genome. Coding sequences within it:
- a CDS encoding serine/threonine-protein kinase translates to MEHPNIAADRRKGHDAEPAVAGNPSADDEGERLDEMLARVGRLPLFQGLALAAQLLSALAHAHGHGVVHLALRPQGLRVSRCGRLQVTGFDGEALDGPGAPVDADADVPGCMAPEQIVGLPADHRADIYAAAVIAYELLTGASPFQVRAIAAGAAGPQPRRNGWPLRTLQPDLPVALDAVFMRALAQDPDLRHGSAAEFLGALLAAAGRPAWERPSPAPGRARIARARRRRSHVAAAVVAAVLLVAGLATRSLSRDEAPEVAATRNSLVAHGPGGGEREAALPDPAVVTPFAATMSEPPATEAVEEGAGAGRTPRRVHVATPPAADAPTQAPPRPSARAARASDSKGRTPAPGRREPRTASLPGCRSEPGIARDFCVALRCATAEFRRHPVCVRMHAQAHARIQLAGPPDGP
- a CDS encoding ATP-grasp domain-containing protein yields the protein MNPAGPDLVVLHEHPEWQRPLFAALERRGVRFAPFDVTRAAFVNTEVPGARLYFNQASPSAYLRGNTRAVPLALAYMRTLERLGARVLNGAGAFALELSKSAQAALLHSLGIDTPKSITFNDPGALRHFAAGIRWPAVLKPDQGGSGARIQVVDSIEQVEEIFRRDPAYWLPDNLFLLQEYLPHDPGQGIVRLEFLGGRLLYAMRVKTHGRFNLCPSPVCNPDDGEGLCELPAAGPEAPPVEFHSYPEVPDEAVAVATRIVQAGRLDVGGIEYLETPDGRRVFYDVNANSNLRPSVAQAWGFDPFERVVDYLCAQLDKACT
- a CDS encoding polyprenyl synthetase family protein, with the protein product MATSVPAFEAYWQATRERLEEGFERALPHFFDRLPAGHLSTVRTVLAGGKRLRGSLVCLLNDALGGDPAAAVPRAMAVECVHAASLIHDDLVDGDASRRNRPATWATEGPRRAVLLADLMFATALQRMVELGRDDGLALAQAIATMAAGAFQEPLEPTDTLHSPGGEGMPYPELIYLKTGVLFGTACRMGALAAGASASVAAHAFEYGARTGEAYQMADDLQDLVGRPPGRPATAAQLALLAPAAWHFCPDLAQAPSPPGPDHAARLRLVLRSAMAAGIEARLQQARAAASQLPGGFLDGLLATAPDHIVAAMAAGAP